In Oryza sativa Japonica Group chromosome 2, ASM3414082v1, the following are encoded in one genomic region:
- the LOC4328781 gene encoding mitochondrial carrier protein CoAc2 yields MEARARGREAGEGGWGGGGGGLPLAVRELVAGGVAGGVAKTAVAPLERVKILFQTRRAEFHGSGLIGSFRTISRTEGLLGFYRGNGASVARIVPYAALHYMAYEEYRRWIILGFPNVEQGPILDLVAGSIAGGTAVICTYPLDLVRTKLAYQVKGAVKLSLREYKPSEQVYKGILDCVKTIYRQNGLRGLYRGMAPSLYGIFPYSGLKFYFYETMKTYVPEEHRKDIIAKLACGSVAGLLGQTITYPLDVVRRQMQVQAFSSSNLEKGKGTFGSIAMIAKHQGWRQLFSGLSINYLKVVPSVAIGFTVYDSMKVWLKVPSREDTAIAALTEERSNAAPAHSS; encoded by the exons AtggaggcgcgcgcgcgggggcgggaggcgggggagggaggttggggcggaggcggaggtggcctGCCGCTCGCCGTgcgggagctcgtcgccggcggggtGGCGGGGGGAGTCGCCAAGACGGCCGTCGCGCCGCTCGAGCGCGTCAAGATCCTCTTCCAG ACTAGAAGAGCAGAATTCCATGGTTCTGGATTAATTGGATCATTTCGAACAATCTCTCGAACAGAAGGGCTTTTAGGGTTTTACAG GGGAAATGGAGCCAGTGTTGCTCGGATTGTTCCTTATGCAGCTTTGCATTATATGGCCTATGAAGAATACAGACGATGGATCATTCTTGGTTTTCCTAATGTTGAGCAAGGCCCTATTCTTGATCTAGTGGCTGGATCAATAGCTGGTGGAACAGCTGTCATATGCACATACCCTCTTGATCTAGTTCGCACAAAGTTGGCTTATCAG GTTAAAGGTGCAGTGAAACTTAGTTTAAGAGAATATAAGCCCTCTGAACAGGTTTATAAAGGGATCCTTGATTGTGTCAAAACAATATACAGACAAAATGGGTTAAGAGGCCTATATCGTGGCATGG CTCCATCGTTGTATGGAATCTTCCCTTACTCTGGTCTTAAATTCTACTTTTACGAGACTATGAAGACTTATGTACCTGAAGAGCACAGAAAAGATATCATTGCAAAACTTGCCTGTGGATCTGTGGCTGGTTTGTTAGGGCAGACAATAACATATCCCCTTGATGTTGTTAGGCGGCAAATGCAG GTTCAGGCCTTTTCATCATCCAACCTAGAAAAGGGAAAAGGAACATTTGGAAGCATTGCTATGATAGCAAAACATCAAGGTTGGCGGCAACTGTTCTCAGGATTATCTATCAACTATTTGAAG GTGGTCCCATCAGTAGCCATAGGGTTTACAGTTTATGACTCAATGAAGGTTTGGCTTAAAGTTCCATCGAGAGAGGACACGGCTATTGCTGCGCTGACAGAAGAAAGAAGTAATGCAGCCCCTGCTCACTCCAGTTAG
- the LOC4328784 gene encoding homeobox protein ATH1: MSGNPSFSQLGAVDAAMNGGYFMAASGNGADVPLFHPAMAPPHDHGGSFGYGDAAAAAMDVGAHFAAANNLVLASLATQLFGAAPAAAAHGHGDYLGATTPPEEEMGGGYDVAVGDSSGGAVSLACLGHGQPGDMAAGWCSTSARKPSCNWSSSNAGVHGGSYYLAGVPEAAGFVSAAAAASELSLSLCSKSSSDSMLNAGGDQCSSAASRSGLTQMSRVVVVEPEPPLVPYYPAANFAVVVARSRYAAVAQQVLNDAVGCVLGGVADAAADSASGVDSGSSRPSSCSVAGGAPSSAVSSNNQLIASSGEHTHGGGDASAQRLRSELLTMLQLMDQKYNQCLDEIQSTTARFNTLTHATARAAGMSSSSICAPFAHRAVSAMYHGLRRRIAGEIMSAAAAAGRPCRGGESSSAVTGGERERSWESAFIQKHWAVQQLRRGEQQCWRPQRGLPEKSVAVLKAWMFENFLRPYPKDSEKEMLAARSGLSRNQVSNWFINARVRLWKPMIEEMCEELKRSSGGGAGNQALAMEHMNSQDVVS; encoded by the exons ATGAGCGGCAATCCATCGTTCTCGCAGCTCGGTGCGGTGGACGCCGCCATGAACGGCGGCTACTTcatggcggcgagcggcaaTGGCGCCGACGTGCCGCTGTTCCATccggccatggcgccgccgcatGATCACGGCGGGAGCTTCGGctacggcgacgcggcggcggcggcgatggacgtCGGCGCGCACTTCGCGGCGGCGAACAACCTCGTGCTCGCGTCCCTGGCGACCCAGCTGTtcggcgccgcgccggcggcggcggcgcacgggcatGGCGACTACCTCGgcgcgacgacgccgccggaggaggagatggggggcgggtacgacgtcgccgtcggcgacaGCTCCGGCGGCGCGGTGAGCCTCGCGTGCCTCGGCCACGGCCAGCCGGGCGACATGGCGGCGGGGTGGTGCTCGACGTCGGCGAGGAAGCCGAGCTGCAACTGGAGCAGCAGCAACGCCGGTGTGCACGGTGGTTCGTATTACCTCGCCGGGGTGCCGGAGGCTGCCGGCTTCgtgtccgcggcggcggcggcgagcgagctgTCGCTGAGCCTGTGCTCCAAGTCGTCCTCGGACAGCATGCtcaacgccggcggcgaccagtgctcgtcggcggcgagccgtTCCGGGCTGACGCAGATGAgcagggtggtggtggtggagcccgagccgccgctcgtACCGTACTACCCGGCGGCGAACTTcgccgtggtggtggcgcggTCCCGATACGCCGCGGTGGCGCAGCAGGTGCTCAACGACGCCGTCGGCTGCGTGCTGGGCGGCgtcgcggacgccgccgccgactcggcCAGCGGCGTCGACAGCGGCAGCTCGAGGCCGTCGAGCTGctcggtggccggcggcgcgccgtcgtccgccgtgagctcCAACAACCAGCTCAtcgcctcctccggcgagcacacgcacggcggcggcgacgcttcGGCTCAGCGGCTCAGGAGCGAGCTCCTCACCATGCTCCAGCTG ATGGATCAGAAGTACAACCAATGCCTCGACGAGATCCAGAGCACGACGGCGAGGTTCAACACCCTGACGCACGccacggcgcgcgccgccgggatgagcagcagcagcatctgcGCGCCGTTCGCGCACCGCGCCGTGTCGGCAATGTACCACGGCCTGAGGCGCCGCATTGCCGGCGAGATcatgtccgccgccgccgcggccggcaggccttgccgcggcggcgagtcgtcgtcggcggtgaccggcggcgagagggagcGGAGCTGGGAGTCGGCGTTCATCCAGAAGCACTGGGCGGTGCAGCAGCTGCGGCGCGGCGAGCAGCAGTGCTGGCGGCCGCAGCGCGGCCTCCCGGAGAAGTCCGTCGCCGTCCTCAAGGCCTGGATGTTCGAGAACTTCCTCCGCCC GTATCCGAAAGACAGCGAGAAGGAGATGCTCGCAGCAAGGAGCGGCCTCAGCAGGAACCAG GTGTCGAATTGGTTCATAAACGCTCGAGTTCGGCTATGGAAGCCAATGATCGAGGAGATGTGCGAGGAGCTGAAGAGGAGCTCGGGTGGTGGTGCTGGAAATCAAGCTCTAGCAATGGAGCATATGAACAGCCAAGATGTGGTCAGTTAA